The following coding sequences lie in one Vitis vinifera cultivar Pinot Noir 40024 chromosome 19, ASM3070453v1 genomic window:
- the LOC104877738 gene encoding uncharacterized protein LOC104877738, which produces MKAYAIVLIACGSAAIAIVVLCCLCMGGRQRKRPTVERSVARPSARGMERGQNSQNVGSKDGEMVIFAGAGAAIATTSVVTASSGDDGGGGSGDDGGGCGAAVAVVDENSCSTGLLPAREV; this is translated from the coding sequence ATGAAAGCATATGCTATTGTTCTCATAGCTTGCGGGTCTGCGGCCATAGCAATTGTAGTATTGTGTTGTCTGTGCATGGGAGGCAGACAAAGGAAACGCCCGACTGTAGAGAGGAGTGTAGCTCGCCCGTCAGCTCGAGGTATGGAAAGGGGACAGAACTCCCAAAACGTTGGCTCAAAAGATGGTGAAATGGTGATTTTTGCAGGAGCAGGTGCTGCTATAGCCACTACTAGTGTTGTAACTGCTAGCAGTGGTGATGATGGTGGTGGCGGATCTGGAGATGATGGTGGTGGTTGTGGGGCTGCGGTGGCTGTGGTGGATGAAAACAGTTGTTCTACTGGCCTATTGCCCGCCAGAGAAGTTTAA